From a single Serratia surfactantfaciens genomic region:
- the ilvG gene encoding acetolactate synthase 2 catalytic subunit: MNGAQWVVQALRAQGVDTVFGYPGGAIMPVYDALYDGGVEHLLCRHEQGAAMAAIGYARATGNVGVCIATSGPGATNLITGLADALLDSVPVVAITGQVGSALIGTDAFQEIDVLGLSLACTKHSFLVESLDALPGIMAEAFAIAAGGRPGPVLIDIPKDIQLAQGDLHPHLMPVDEAPAFPAAALAEAAELLAQAHKPMLYVGGGVGMAQAVPALREFIAVTRMPNVATLKGLGAPDAQDPLYLGMLGMHGAKAANLAVQECDLLIAVGARFDDRVTGKLNAFAPHAKVIHMDIDPAEMSKLRQAHVALQGDLKALLPALQRPLNIAAWQQRVTALKAEHACRYDHPGQPIFAPLFLRQLSDRKPANSVVTTDVGQHQMWSAQHMTFERPENFITSSGLGTMGFGVPAAVGAQIARPQDTVICVSGDGSFMMNVQELGTIKRKQLPLKIVLLDNQRLGMVRQWQQLFFDGRYSETNLSDNPDFLMLAAAFGIPGQRISRKDQVEGALEALFNTEGPYLLQVSIDELENVWPLVPPGAGNETMLEEIS, encoded by the coding sequence ATGAATGGCGCTCAGTGGGTAGTTCAAGCGTTGCGTGCGCAGGGAGTGGATACCGTATTCGGCTATCCGGGTGGGGCAATCATGCCGGTGTACGATGCGCTGTATGACGGTGGTGTGGAACACCTGCTGTGCCGCCATGAACAGGGCGCCGCCATGGCCGCCATCGGCTACGCCCGCGCCACCGGCAACGTCGGCGTTTGCATCGCCACTTCCGGCCCCGGCGCCACTAACCTGATCACCGGCCTGGCTGATGCGCTGCTCGATTCCGTTCCCGTTGTCGCCATCACCGGTCAGGTGGGTTCCGCGCTGATCGGCACCGATGCCTTTCAGGAGATCGATGTTCTCGGCCTGTCTCTGGCCTGCACCAAGCACAGTTTCCTGGTGGAGTCGCTGGACGCCTTGCCGGGCATTATGGCGGAAGCGTTCGCCATCGCCGCCGGCGGCCGCCCTGGCCCGGTGCTGATCGATATCCCGAAAGACATCCAGCTGGCGCAGGGCGACTTGCATCCGCACCTGATGCCGGTCGATGAAGCGCCGGCGTTTCCGGCGGCGGCGTTGGCGGAGGCGGCCGAGCTGCTGGCGCAGGCGCACAAACCGATGCTGTACGTCGGCGGCGGAGTGGGCATGGCGCAGGCGGTGCCGGCGCTGCGCGAGTTCATCGCCGTGACCCGCATGCCGAACGTCGCCACCCTGAAGGGGCTGGGCGCGCCGGATGCGCAAGATCCGCTGTACCTCGGCATGCTGGGCATGCATGGCGCCAAGGCCGCCAACCTGGCGGTGCAGGAGTGCGATCTGCTGATCGCCGTCGGCGCGCGTTTCGATGATCGCGTGACCGGCAAACTGAACGCCTTCGCGCCGCATGCCAAAGTGATCCACATGGATATCGATCCGGCGGAGATGAGCAAACTGCGCCAGGCGCATGTGGCTCTGCAGGGCGATCTGAAAGCATTGTTGCCGGCGTTGCAGCGCCCGCTGAACATCGCCGCCTGGCAGCAGCGGGTAACGGCGCTGAAAGCCGAGCACGCCTGCCGCTACGATCACCCCGGCCAGCCGATCTTTGCGCCGCTGTTCTTGCGCCAGCTGTCTGACCGCAAGCCGGCCAACAGCGTAGTGACCACCGACGTCGGTCAGCACCAGATGTGGAGCGCTCAGCACATGACGTTCGAGCGCCCGGAGAATTTCATCACCTCCAGCGGCCTCGGCACCATGGGATTCGGCGTGCCGGCCGCGGTAGGCGCTCAGATTGCCCGCCCGCAAGATACGGTGATCTGCGTCTCGGGCGATGGCTCCTTCATGATGAACGTGCAGGAATTGGGCACCATCAAGCGCAAGCAGCTGCCGCTCAAAATCGTGCTGCTGGACAACCAGCGCCTCGGGATGGTGCGTCAATGGCAGCAGTTGTTCTTCGATGGCCGCTACAGCGAAACCAACCTGTCCGATAACCCCGACTTCCTGATGCTGGCCGCCGCCTTCGGCATTCCCGGCCAGCGCATCAGCCGCAAGGATCAGGTGGAGGGCGCGCTCGAGGCGCTGTTCAACACCGAAGGCCCTTATCTGCTGCAGGTCTCTATCGACGAACTCGAAAACGTCTGGCCGCTGGTGCCGCCGGGCGCCGGCAACGAAACCATGTTGGAGGAAATATCATGA
- the ilvL gene encoding ilv operon leader peptide: MKAFAQVISLVVISVVVIIIPPCGAALGRRKA, translated from the coding sequence ATGAAAGCCTTTGCCCAAGTGATTAGCCTAGTCGTGATTAGCGTGGTGGTGATTATTATCCCACCGTGCGGGGCTGCACTTGGACGAAGAAAGGCTTAG